A part of Saccharomyces paradoxus chromosome I, complete sequence genomic DNA contains:
- a CDS encoding phytanoyl-CoA dioxygenase family protein: MNTKSLHFYEPFEIDGQRYIKMTEREDLGVYEPGLTQDAFTAKDKYDYKGIIENLEKYGLCVVPNFIKPSKCDQILEELGPHFYRHDAWQGSPFPKETTVVTRAVLHSPTVLKDVVSDRLFCDMANHFLNEQNYFMTGNVIRKCSSGIQLNSGIVYKVGAGAGDQGYHREDHIHHTIHQACDHFQYGKETLLGVGVAFTDMNKANGATRVIIGSHLWGPHDSCGRFDKRMEFHVNARKGDAVLFLGSLYHAASANHTLEDRIAGYFFMSQGYLKQEENLHFGMDPKVFKDMSLDTLQLLGLRTSEPYCGHIDYKSPGHLANPSLFKNEVEKGYYGETIKINYDDKK; encoded by the coding sequence ATGAATACGAAATCACTTCACTTTTATGAACCATTCGAAATTGATGGTCAAAGATACATTAAAATGACTGAGAGGGAAGACCTTGGCGTATATGAGCCTGGACTAACACAGGATGCATTCACTGCCAAGGACAAGTATGATTACAAAGGAATCATAGAAAATCTGGAAAAATATGGGCTCTGTGTAGTCCCAAACTTCATAAAACCATCCAAATGTGATCAGATATTGGAGGAGCTTGGTCCCCATTTCTACAGGCACGACGCATGGCAAGGTTCGCCATTCCCAAAGGAAACTACGGTAGTGACAAGGGCGGTCCTCCACTCGCCTACCGTCTTGAAGGATGTTGTATCCGACCGTCTATTTTGCGACATGGCAaaccattttttaaatgaGCAAAATTACTTCATGACCGGAAATGTCATTAGGAAGTGTTCAAGTGGTATTCAGCTGAACTCTGGTATTGTCTACAAGGTTGGTGCTGGCGCTGGTGACCAGGGCTATCATCGAGAAGACCACATCCATCATACCATCCACCAAGCATGTGACCATTTCCAATATGGAAAGGAAACGCTACTTGGAGTAGGGGTGGCTTTTACAGATATGAACAAAGCTAACGGAGCCACACGTGTAATCATTGGTTCACATTTGTGGGGTCCACACGATTCGTGTGGGAGGTTTGACAAGAGGATGGAGTTTCATGTAAATGCTAGAAAGGGCGACGCGGTTTTATTCTTGGGGAGCCTTTACCATGCTGCAAGTGCCAATCATACCCTAGAAGATAGAATTGCGGGATATTTCTTTATGTCACAGGGCTACTTAAAACAAGAGGAGAATCTTCACTTCGGAATGGACCCTAAAGTCTTCAAAGATATGTCACTGGATACTTTGCAACTCTTGGGATTGAGAACTAGTGAGCCGTATTGTGGCCACATAGATTACAAAAGTCCAGGACATCTTGCGAACCCTAGCTTGTTTAAAAACgaagttgaaaaaggatATTACGGTGAGACAATCAAGATTAATtatgatgataaaaaatga